The following coding sequences are from one Arcobacter nitrofigilis DSM 7299 window:
- a CDS encoding ABC transporter ATP-binding protein, with protein sequence MSLEFVDKVFPLPNGKEYVAVKDVNLQIKKDEIVAIIGHSGCGKSTLLNMIAGLDTVSCGGVFLNNKEVNGPGPERAVVFQNHSLLPWLTVFQNIELAVKKVMPELSKKELEERVDKFVNMVNLTHARDKFPSEISGGMKQRVGIARALSIRPEVLLMDEPFGALDSLTRANLQEHLMRIQQSVKNTVIVITHDIDEAVLLSDRVVMMTNGPSATIGEVLEVNLPHPRNRVELQKDPEYIRCRETILSFLYEKFAKEDE encoded by the coding sequence TTGAGTTTAGAATTTGTAGATAAAGTTTTCCCTTTACCAAATGGCAAAGAGTATGTTGCAGTAAAAGATGTAAATTTGCAAATTAAAAAAGATGAAATAGTAGCAATAATTGGACATAGTGGTTGTGGTAAGAGTACATTGTTGAATATGATTGCAGGGCTTGATACGGTTAGTTGTGGTGGAGTATTTTTAAACAATAAAGAGGTAAATGGACCAGGTCCAGAAAGGGCTGTAGTTTTTCAAAATCACTCATTACTACCTTGGCTTACTGTATTTCAAAATATTGAATTAGCAGTTAAAAAGGTGATGCCAGAACTTAGCAAAAAAGAGCTAGAAGAAAGAGTCGATAAATTTGTAAATATGGTTAATCTAACTCATGCTAGAGATAAGTTTCCAAGTGAAATATCAGGTGGTATGAAACAAAGAGTAGGTATTGCAAGAGCTTTATCAATTAGACCAGAAGTTTTACTTATGGATGAACCTTTTGGAGCATTGGATTCATTAACTAGAGCAAATTTACAAGAGCACTTAATGCGAATACAACAAAGTGTAAAAAACACAGTAATTGTCATTACTCATGATATTGATGAAGCTGTTTTATTAAGTGATAGGGTTGTAATGATGACAAATGGTCCAAGTGCAACAATTGGAGAAGTATTAGAAGTAAACTTACCACACCCAAGAAATAGAGTTGAACTTCAAAAAGATCCTGAATATATAAGATGTAGAGAGACAATACTTAGTTTTTTATATGAAAAATTTGCTAAAGAAGATGAATAG
- the purQ gene encoding phosphoribosylformylglycinamidine synthase subunit PurQ has protein sequence MNVAVLQFPGTNCEYDTKYAFEKIGANVQIIWHKESKLPENIDLVVIPGGFSYGDYLRSGAIARFANIMESVKEYAANGGKILGICNGFQILLEAGLLPGAMKRNSSLHFISKFNHLKVINNNNKFLNKLEINDVVNIPIAHHDGNYFIDEAGLKELEENTQILLKYCDENGSLANVNGSVSNIAGICNKEKNIYGLMPHPERAIETLLGCDDGVKMLEGFLNN, from the coding sequence ATGAACGTAGCAGTATTACAATTTCCAGGTACAAATTGTGAGTATGATACAAAATATGCCTTTGAAAAAATAGGTGCAAATGTTCAAATTATATGGCATAAAGAGAGTAAATTACCAGAGAATATTGATTTAGTAGTTATTCCTGGTGGATTTTCTTATGGTGATTATTTAAGATCAGGTGCGATTGCAAGATTTGCAAATATTATGGAATCTGTAAAAGAGTATGCAGCAAATGGTGGAAAGATTTTAGGTATTTGTAATGGTTTTCAAATCTTACTTGAAGCTGGACTTCTTCCAGGTGCTATGAAAAGAAATAGCTCATTACATTTTATTTCTAAATTTAACCATTTAAAAGTAATAAACAATAACAATAAATTTCTAAACAAATTAGAAATAAACGATGTAGTAAATATCCCAATTGCTCATCATGATGGAAATTATTTTATAGATGAAGCTGGTTTAAAAGAGCTTGAAGAAAATACTCAAATATTATTAAAATATTGTGATGAAAATGGAAGCCTTGCAAATGTAAATGGTTCTGTTTCAAATATCGCAGGTATTTGTAATAAAGAAAAAAATATTTATGGACTTATGCCTCATCCTGAGAGAGCAATTGAAACACTTCTTGGATGTGATGATGGTGTTAAGATGCTAGAAGGTTTTTTAAATAATTAA
- a CDS encoding PQQ-binding-like beta-propeller repeat protein, producing the protein MRHLLILISAIILFTACSKKQYFEPEDTLSFNKSTKSIDSDIVSFNRDGATLENGQFISAKGVSKIKIPEGFQFLNLSEGKVLSTNIKDKIYVDKKEIVTNTAVVAASLKDDILAIVNSDNSIMAYDLRDGKIIFKEYLTKSLANDTRIAAPYFMQNLILFPTLDGKILVVSAQNYKVVRNIIVDADSQFNNIIYLNVVNDTLIAATSKKVISVGDGVLNIKQYDLRDIIAHGKDIYLATIDGQIIKTDISLNVMNRKKYKFAKFYALAYGDSLYALESQGYMINISDDFKTDKIYDFSFDEEDRVIAFGDTMYINDEYVKLK; encoded by the coding sequence ATGAGACATTTATTAATTTTGATTTCAGCAATCATTTTATTTACTGCTTGTTCTAAAAAACAATATTTTGAACCAGAAGATACTTTATCTTTTAATAAAAGTACTAAATCTATTGATTCAGATATTGTCTCATTTAATAGAGATGGTGCAACACTTGAGAATGGTCAATTCATTAGTGCAAAAGGTGTTTCAAAGATAAAGATACCTGAAGGTTTTCAATTTTTAAACCTAAGTGAAGGGAAAGTACTTTCTACAAACATAAAAGATAAAATTTATGTGGATAAAAAAGAAATAGTTACAAATACAGCTGTTGTTGCAGCATCACTTAAAGATGATATTTTAGCAATAGTAAATAGTGATAATTCAATTATGGCTTATGATTTAAGAGATGGAAAAATCATATTTAAAGAGTACTTAACAAAATCTTTAGCAAATGATACAAGAATTGCAGCTCCTTATTTTATGCAAAATCTTATTTTATTTCCAACTTTAGATGGTAAGATTTTAGTTGTATCTGCACAAAACTATAAAGTAGTTAGAAATATCATCGTTGATGCAGATAGTCAATTTAACAATATCATTTACTTAAATGTTGTAAATGATACTCTTATAGCTGCAACTTCAAAAAAAGTTATCTCTGTGGGAGATGGTGTTTTAAATATCAAACAATATGATTTAAGAGATATTATTGCCCATGGAAAAGATATTTATTTAGCAACAATTGATGGACAAATCATCAAAACTGATATTTCATTAAATGTTATGAATAGAAAAAAATACAAATTTGCTAAATTTTATGCCCTAGCATATGGGGATTCTTTATATGCTTTAGAATCTCAAGGATATATGATAAATATTTCTGATGATTTTAAAACTGACAAGATATATGATTTCTCTTTTGATGAAGAAGATAGAGTAATAGCTTTTGGTGATACTATGTATATCAATGATGAATATGTTAAATTAAAGTAG
- a CDS encoding lysophospholipid acyltransferase family protein, whose product MDGLKRMILARIRGIIVLIQFTISVAFVVIGMYTFKNHVHKIIKLWMRLQIYFLGITFEQVGKMDESCDMVIMNHQSLLDIIVIEHIHNKHLAWVGKKEITNLIFFGHIMKAPNMITIDRENKTGLLKLIKDAKDRLAKNRPIAIFPEGTRGDGKTMGTFKPGAAMVANKLNLRVQPLIIINTKNILDSQKLDANPGVVKIIYLEPIQADKATNWYKETEEKMREILAKEMKKEQ is encoded by the coding sequence TTGGATGGGTTAAAGAGAATGATCTTAGCAAGAATTAGAGGAATTATTGTATTAATACAATTTACAATTAGTGTAGCATTTGTTGTTATTGGAATGTACACTTTTAAAAATCATGTACACAAAATTATAAAACTTTGGATGAGACTTCAAATATATTTTTTAGGTATTACTTTTGAGCAAGTTGGGAAAATGGATGAATCATGCGATATGGTAATAATGAATCATCAAAGTTTATTAGATATTATTGTAATAGAACATATTCATAATAAACACTTAGCTTGGGTAGGTAAAAAAGAGATTACAAATCTAATCTTTTTTGGTCATATTATGAAAGCTCCAAATATGATTACAATTGACAGAGAGAACAAAACTGGTTTATTAAAACTGATAAAAGATGCAAAAGATAGATTAGCAAAAAATAGACCAATCGCAATTTTTCCAGAAGGTACAAGAGGTGATGGAAAAACTATGGGTACTTTTAAACCAGGAGCTGCAATGGTTGCCAATAAGTTAAACTTGAGAGTACAACCTTTGATAATAATAAATACAAAAAATATTCTTGATTCTCAAAAACTTGACGCAAATCCAGGTGTAGTTAAAATCATCTATTTAGAACCAATTCAAGCAGATAAAGCAACTAATTGGTATAAAGAAACAGAAGAAAAAATGAGAGAAATTTTAGCTAAAGAAATGAAAAAAGAGCAATAA
- the purS gene encoding phosphoribosylformylglycinamidine synthase subunit PurS: protein MKAIVNVALKQGVLDDQGKATHHALDTLGFKEVVKDVRIGKQIILELNSSSKEEAQAEVTKMCEKLLANTVIEDYNITITE from the coding sequence ATGAAAGCAATCGTAAATGTAGCATTAAAACAAGGTGTTTTAGATGATCAAGGTAAAGCAACACACCATGCTTTAGATACTTTAGGATTTAAAGAAGTTGTAAAAGATGTAAGAATTGGAAAACAAATTATTTTAGAATTAAATTCTAGCTCAAAAGAAGAAGCACAAGCTGAAGTTACAAAGATGTGTGAAAAATTACTAGCTAATACTGTAATTGAAGATTACAATATTACAATTACTGAGTAG
- a CDS encoding phosphoribosylaminoimidazolesuccinocarboxamide synthase codes for MNISDIVALGLWPQSKKTTTKKGIQELEDLGYNLFYIGKNADLYTCPGDEAKVLLVRSDRCSVFDIPLNLEIKEKGVWQTAISNSGAKFAEKSGIKTAVLSENVDPSLIIAPRCQIMELCKALEAQIDGDVVQFEFIFRNYLTGSLFEATKNGNDPYGLNLPSTLNEWHKFETPIFTPTTKGVKDIPLNSQNVREKFPEIISSLEKLFKEFTQYAQDNGIVVVDTKLEVFVNAKGEWILGDEILTPESSRFISKENFDAKNFISMDKQILRNFAKENNWKEKAKDLKAGEKLDVEVPDSIKNEVLKGYKTIHERLSSSIIDQ; via the coding sequence ATGAATATAAGTGATATTGTAGCACTTGGTCTTTGGCCCCAATCAAAGAAAACTACAACAAAAAAGGGTATTCAAGAGTTAGAAGATTTAGGATATAATTTATTTTATATAGGGAAAAATGCGGATCTTTATACTTGCCCAGGAGATGAAGCAAAAGTATTACTTGTAAGAAGTGATAGATGTTCTGTATTTGATATTCCTTTAAATTTAGAGATTAAAGAAAAGGGAGTTTGGCAAACGGCTATTTCAAATAGTGGGGCAAAATTTGCAGAAAAATCTGGTATAAAAACAGCTGTTTTATCTGAAAATGTAGATCCTTCTTTAATTATAGCTCCAAGATGTCAAATAATGGAGTTATGTAAAGCCTTAGAAGCCCAAATTGATGGAGATGTTGTACAATTTGAGTTTATCTTCAGAAACTATTTAACAGGTTCTTTATTTGAAGCTACAAAAAATGGTAATGATCCTTATGGTTTAAACTTACCATCAACTTTAAATGAGTGGCATAAATTTGAAACTCCAATCTTTACTCCAACTACAAAAGGTGTAAAAGATATTCCTCTAAATTCTCAAAATGTAAGAGAAAAATTTCCTGAAATAATTTCTAGTTTAGAAAAACTTTTTAAAGAATTTACTCAATATGCACAAGACAATGGCATAGTTGTTGTGGATACAAAACTTGAAGTATTTGTAAATGCAAAAGGTGAGTGGATTTTGGGTGATGAAATCTTAACACCAGAGAGTTCAAGATTTATTTCAAAAGAGAATTTTGATGCAAAAAATTTCATCTCAATGGATAAACAAATTCTTAGAAATTTTGCTAAAGAAAACAATTGGAAAGAAAAAGCAAAAGATTTAAAAGCAGGTGAAAAACTAGATGTGGAAGTTCCAGATTCTATTAAAAATGAGGTTTTAAAAGGATATAAAACTATCCATGAAAGATTAAGCAGTAGTATAATAGATCAGTAA
- the tatA gene encoding twin-arginine translocase TatA/TatE family subunit, whose amino-acid sequence MGMPGGMEWILIALVVLLLFGGKKIPELAKGLGSGIKNFKKAVKEDDEEEVVKADKADEIEDKKAEKSVNTEDTKKV is encoded by the coding sequence ATGGGTATGCCAGGTGGTATGGAATGGATATTAATTGCGTTGGTTGTATTATTACTTTTTGGTGGTAAAAAAATACCAGAATTAGCAAAAGGTTTAGGTTCAGGAATCAAAAACTTTAAAAAAGCAGTTAAAGAAGATGATGAAGAAGAAGTAGTTAAAGCTGATAAAGCAGATGAAATAGAAGATAAAAAAGCTGAGAAATCAGTTAATACTGAAGATACAAAAAAAGTTTAG
- the nadD gene encoding nicotinate (nicotinamide) nucleotide adenylyltransferase: MQIAIFGGSFDPVHIAHETIVIEALNKLDLDLIILVPTFLNPQKITSHLSPNERLYLLSKNFKDHEKVIVSDYEINKNRPVYSIETIQYLKEHYKPDKTYFIIGADNYEKLNTWYKVDEILDEVELVVVTRNGFCNDIYDNILTLDVDIDISSTELRKNLDLSFVPDKIKDDVKKFWH; the protein is encoded by the coding sequence GTGCAAATTGCAATTTTTGGTGGTAGTTTTGACCCGGTGCATATCGCCCATGAGACTATCGTAATAGAAGCTTTAAACAAACTTGACTTAGATCTAATTATTTTAGTTCCGACTTTTTTAAATCCTCAAAAGATAACTTCACATTTAAGTCCAAATGAAAGACTATATTTATTAAGTAAAAACTTTAAAGATCATGAAAAAGTTATAGTTAGTGATTATGAAATAAATAAAAATAGACCTGTATACTCTATAGAAACAATACAATATTTAAAAGAGCATTACAAACCTGATAAAACATATTTTATTATCGGTGCTGATAATTATGAAAAACTAAATACTTGGTACAAGGTTGATGAAATTTTAGATGAAGTTGAATTAGTCGTTGTTACAAGAAATGGTTTTTGTAATGATATTTATGATAATATATTGACTTTAGACGTAGATATTGATATAAGTTCTACTGAATTAAGAAAAAACTTAGATTTAAGTTTTGTTCCAGATAAAATAAAAGATGATGTCAAAAAGTTTTGGCACTAA
- the ntrB gene encoding nitrate ABC transporter permease — protein MNTNNLKKIVLPAIVFFIIVAIWSTIAQNVHNFPTPTDTFVHAFGGTDSNGDEVIGVLSDPFYITNQDDKGIFWQVLNSLERVFSGFILAIIIGVPVGLAIGMSKNFQIALEPFIQIFKPVSPLAWLPLLLFVFQDINATAISTIFVTSIWPIIINTSLGVKSVSEDYMNVAKVLQFTPLEKIRKIILPVAVPYIFTGMRLSLGIAWLVIVAAEMLTGGIGIGFWIWDEYNNLNYFNIIIGIIIVGLVGFMLDIIMGKIADFFDYRKRV, from the coding sequence TTTATAATAGTAGCTATATGGTCAACTATTGCACAAAATGTTCACAATTTTCCAACACCAACAGATACTTTTGTACATGCATTTGGTGGAACAGATAGTAATGGTGATGAAGTAATAGGTGTGTTATCAGACCCTTTTTATATAACAAATCAAGATGATAAAGGTATCTTTTGGCAAGTATTAAATTCACTTGAAAGAGTTTTTTCTGGATTTATTTTAGCGATTATTATAGGTGTTCCTGTTGGTTTAGCTATTGGTATGAGTAAAAACTTTCAAATTGCACTTGAACCATTTATTCAGATTTTTAAACCGGTATCTCCATTAGCTTGGTTACCACTTTTACTTTTTGTATTTCAAGATATAAATGCAACTGCTATTTCTACTATTTTTGTAACCTCAATTTGGCCAATTATTATAAATACTTCACTTGGTGTAAAAAGTGTAAGTGAAGATTATATGAATGTTGCCAAGGTTTTACAGTTTACTCCTTTAGAGAAAATAAGAAAGATAATTTTGCCAGTTGCAGTTCCATATATTTTTACAGGTATGAGACTTAGTCTTGGTATCGCTTGGCTTGTAATTGTTGCAGCTGAGATGTTAACAGGTGGTATTGGAATTGGTTTTTGGATTTGGGATGAATACAATAATTTAAACTACTTTAATATTATTATAGGAATTATTATTGTGGGTTTGGTTGGATTTATGTTAGATATTATTATGGGAAAAATTGCAGATTTTTTTGATTATAGAAAGAGAGTTTAA
- a CDS encoding S41 family peptidase, with protein sequence MNKFILSIIVLVISLNFLHADVKADKKEEQSRFESLSKLTNVIGTVEKYYVDDLKLQQIVDKALKGLMQELDAHSTYMDKKYFKEMQIQTDGEFGGLGITVGMRDGALTVISPIDGTPAFEAGVKSEDIILKIDDKSTLNMSLDEAVSLMRGKPKTSITLTVVRKDVRKPLEIKIVRDIIKIESVKAKTIGKDILYLRVTSFDKNVVDGLTKAIKDAKGIKGIILDLRNNPGGLLTQAIGTTDLFVDKGIIVSQKGRDDSSEETFNANYSKTLTRVPLIVLVNGGSASASEIVSGALQDHKRAILVGEKTFGKGSVQVVLPITADKSEAIKLTIAKYYLPSGRTIQATGITPDVIAYPGEAVKAPDMDFMIKEADLKKHLKSELEKVDGKDKDVKKETKKDDKKIITDEELFKDNQLKTGVDILKSLIIINK encoded by the coding sequence ATGAATAAATTTATATTATCAATTATAGTTTTAGTTATTTCACTAAATTTTTTACATGCTGATGTAAAAGCAGATAAAAAAGAAGAACAAAGTAGATTTGAATCATTGTCTAAATTAACAAATGTTATTGGCACTGTTGAAAAATATTATGTAGATGATCTAAAATTACAACAAATCGTAGATAAGGCATTAAAAGGTTTAATGCAAGAATTGGATGCACATTCAACATATATGGATAAAAAATATTTCAAAGAGATGCAAATCCAAACTGATGGTGAATTTGGGGGATTAGGAATTACTGTTGGAATGAGAGATGGAGCATTGACTGTTATCTCACCAATTGATGGAACACCTGCATTTGAAGCTGGAGTTAAATCAGAAGATATTATATTAAAAATTGATGATAAATCAACATTAAATATGAGTTTAGACGAAGCTGTTAGTCTAATGCGTGGAAAACCAAAAACATCAATAACATTGACTGTTGTTAGAAAAGATGTGAGAAAACCTTTAGAAATAAAAATTGTAAGAGACATCATCAAAATTGAATCTGTAAAAGCAAAAACTATTGGAAAAGATATTTTATACCTAAGAGTTACAAGTTTTGACAAAAATGTTGTAGATGGATTAACTAAAGCAATTAAAGATGCAAAAGGTATTAAAGGAATTATTTTAGACTTAAGAAATAATCCAGGTGGACTATTAACTCAAGCAATAGGAACAACTGATTTATTTGTAGACAAAGGAATCATTGTCTCACAAAAAGGTAGAGATGATTCAAGTGAAGAAACTTTTAATGCAAACTATTCAAAAACATTGACAAGAGTTCCTTTAATTGTCCTTGTAAATGGTGGTAGTGCATCTGCTTCAGAAATCGTAAGTGGTGCTTTACAAGATCATAAAAGAGCAATTTTAGTTGGAGAAAAAACTTTTGGAAAAGGTTCTGTTCAAGTTGTATTACCAATTACTGCTGATAAGAGTGAAGCTATTAAATTAACTATTGCAAAATATTACTTACCAAGTGGAAGAACAATTCAAGCAACAGGTATTACTCCTGATGTAATTGCATATCCAGGAGAAGCTGTAAAAGCACCAGATATGGATTTCATGATAAAAGAAGCTGATTTGAAAAAACACTTAAAAAGTGAATTAGAAAAAGTTGATGGAAAAGATAAAGACGTAAAAAAAGAAACTAAAAAAGATGATAAAAAAATCATCACAGATGAAGAGTTATTTAAAGACAATCAGTTAAAAACTGGTGTTGATATATTAAAAAGTTTAATAATTATTAACAAATAA
- the rsfS gene encoding ribosome silencing factor: protein MTREETIVKVLEDKKAVNVEVINLQDKDYIVDFVVIATTLNAKHGFALLNYLKEELKPAGEEFLRVDENDDWTVIDLGDAFIHLMTEKTREKYSLEEFLSELEITKEG from the coding sequence TTGACTAGAGAAGAAACAATTGTAAAAGTCTTAGAAGATAAAAAAGCAGTAAATGTTGAAGTTATTAATCTCCAAGACAAAGATTATATTGTAGATTTTGTTGTAATAGCAACAACATTAAATGCCAAACATGGATTTGCTTTGTTAAACTACTTAAAAGAAGAATTAAAACCAGCGGGTGAAGAATTCTTAAGAGTTGATGAAAATGATGATTGGACAGTTATTGATTTAGGGGATGCTTTTATACACCTAATGACAGAAAAAACAAGAGAAAAATACTCATTAGAAGAGTTTTTAAGTGAATTAGAGATTACAAAAGAGGGTTAA
- a CDS encoding fluoride efflux transporter FluC, translating to MTLSWQTILAVGCGGFFGAISRVYITHSMNVSMKSEFPWGVLTVNVVGSFIIGVLFAIFLHYTVSDTLKSFLTTGFLGAFTTYSTFAIESYFLLNTSIFLAATSMFLNLFGTIVAAGGGYKLIHFLLR from the coding sequence ATGACACTATCATGGCAAACAATTTTAGCAGTAGGTTGTGGAGGCTTCTTTGGAGCAATTTCTAGGGTTTATATAACTCATAGTATGAATGTATCCATGAAGTCAGAATTTCCTTGGGGAGTTCTAACAGTAAATGTTGTTGGAAGTTTCATAATTGGAGTTTTATTCGCAATATTTTTACATTATACTGTTTCAGATACTTTAAAATCTTTTTTAACAACAGGATTTTTAGGGGCTTTTACTACTTATTCAACTTTTGCAATTGAAAGTTACTTTTTACTTAATACTTCAATCTTTCTTGCAGCTACAAGTATGTTTTTAAATCTTTTTGGAACAATCGTAGCAGCTGGTGGAGGATATAAGCTTATTCACTTTTTACTTAGATAA
- the argS gene encoding arginine--tRNA ligase, whose amino-acid sequence MQILVKKNIEEILELENLVLEKPKDISLGHFATPVAFSLAKELRKNPMQIAQELADKFKDSEIFDSVTAVKGFVNFKLSNTFLENLISKLFEDENSFAKGENKNEKILLEYVSANPTGPLHIGHARGAIFGDTLARVGRHLGYDVQTEYYINDAGAQMDMLGLSVSLAGREFLLNETVEYPESYYRGEYLVDIAKEIQKNFGDDIFNDESRFREMAMFAKDEVLKIIKKDLKDIGIEFDTFISENSLYSSWEDTKNVLEKNGSLYEKDEKVFLRSTAHGDDSDRVVVRDNGIPTYLAGDIIYHKNKYDRNFDRYINIWGADHHGYITRVKAAIEFLGNDSSKLEIILSQMVQLLKGGEPYKMSKRKGNFILMSDISEEIGADALRFVFLTRKSDTHLEFDLETLKNQDSSNPVFYINYAHARINQVFVKANLTPKDVLNEKFGDLNEDSINLIYEALLLPTVISEAFEKRDMQKITDYLYNLASSVHKFYNEHKILETQEQNSYLKVLSVVSLSIRTGLKLLGIEAKEVM is encoded by the coding sequence TTGCAAATCTTAGTTAAAAAAAATATAGAAGAAATATTAGAATTAGAAAATTTAGTTTTAGAAAAGCCTAAAGATATATCTTTAGGCCACTTTGCAACACCTGTTGCATTCTCTTTAGCTAAAGAATTACGAAAAAATCCAATGCAAATTGCACAAGAATTAGCTGATAAGTTTAAAGACTCAGAAATTTTTGATAGTGTAACAGCAGTAAAAGGATTTGTGAATTTTAAACTTTCTAATACATTTTTAGAAAATCTTATTTCAAAACTTTTTGAAGATGAAAACTCATTTGCAAAAGGTGAAAATAAAAATGAAAAAATTCTTTTAGAATATGTAAGTGCAAATCCTACGGGACCACTTCATATTGGACATGCAAGAGGTGCAATTTTTGGAGATACACTTGCTCGTGTTGGAAGACACTTAGGTTATGATGTACAAACAGAATATTATATCAATGATGCTGGTGCTCAAATGGATATGCTTGGTCTTTCTGTATCCTTAGCTGGACGAGAATTCTTATTAAATGAAACTGTTGAGTATCCAGAGTCTTATTATAGAGGTGAATACTTAGTTGATATTGCAAAAGAGATTCAAAAGAATTTTGGTGATGACATTTTTAATGATGAGTCAAGATTCAGAGAAATGGCAATGTTTGCTAAAGATGAAGTTCTTAAAATCATAAAAAAAGATTTAAAAGATATTGGAATAGAATTTGATACATTTATTTCAGAAAATTCTTTATACTCTTCTTGGGAAGATACAAAAAATGTTTTAGAAAAAAATGGTTCTTTATATGAAAAAGATGAAAAAGTATTTTTAAGATCAACAGCACATGGTGATGATAGTGATAGAGTTGTTGTAAGAGACAATGGTATCCCTACCTATCTTGCAGGTGATATAATTTATCATAAAAATAAATATGATAGAAACTTTGATAGATATATAAATATTTGGGGTGCGGACCACCATGGATATATCACAAGAGTAAAAGCTGCAATCGAATTTTTAGGAAATGATTCTTCAAAATTAGAGATTATTCTTTCTCAAATGGTACAACTTTTAAAAGGTGGAGAACCCTATAAAATGAGTAAGAGAAAAGGTAATTTTATTCTTATGAGTGATATTTCCGAAGAGATTGGTGCTGATGCTTTAAGATTTGTATTTTTGACAAGAAAAAGTGATACACACTTGGAATTTGATTTAGAAACTTTGAAAAATCAAGACTCTTCAAATCCAGTATTTTACATAAACTATGCCCATGCTAGAATAAATCAAGTATTTGTAAAAGCAAACTTAACTCCAAAAGATGTGTTAAATGAGAAATTTGGAGATTTAAACGAAGATAGTATAAACTTAATTTATGAAGCCTTACTTTTACCAACAGTTATAAGTGAAGCTTTTGAAAAAAGGGATATGCAAAAAATAACTGATTATTTGTATAACCTTGCATCTTCAGTTCATAAGTTCTATAATGAACACAAGATATTAGAAACACAAGAACAAAACAGTTATTTAAAAGTATTAAGTGTAGTTTCTTTATCAATAAGAACAGGTTTAAAACTATTAGGAATCGAGGCCAAGGAGGTAATGTAA